A single genomic interval of Nitrososphaerales archaeon harbors:
- a CDS encoding (2Fe-2S)-binding protein produces MNVNGAEHSFHVDSTDRLIDVLRERMGLKSVKEGCGTGDCGICAVLVEGKLVNSCLMLAAQCDGRRVVTLEGLLDDPVMKRFQGSFVANNAAQCGFCTPAMLLAAWDLAKHSSNPSTGEIKTAISGILCRCTGYYPILDSIREGCRKEARP; encoded by the coding sequence TTGAACGTCAACGGGGCCGAACACTCTTTCCACGTAGATTCCACCGACAGGCTCATAGACGTCCTCAGAGAGCGGATGGGGCTCAAGTCGGTCAAAGAAGGATGCGGGACTGGGGACTGCGGCATCTGCGCTGTTCTAGTGGAGGGGAAGCTGGTGAACAGCTGTCTCATGTTGGCTGCGCAGTGCGATGGAAGAAGAGTCGTGACCTTGGAGGGGTTGCTCGACGACCCCGTCATGAAGAGGTTTCAAGGCAGTTTTGTTGCCAACAACGCCGCTCAGTGTGGCTTCTGCACCCCCGCCATGCTCTTGGCCGCCTGGGACCTAGCAAAGCACTCGTCCAATCCTTCGACTGGTGAAATCAAGACGGCAATCAGCGGGATACTATGTCGGTGCACGGGCTACTACCCAATCCTAGATTCGATCCGGGAGGGGTGCAGGAAGGAGGCGAGGCCATGA